The Ptiloglossa arizonensis isolate GNS036 chromosome 9, iyPtiAriz1_principal, whole genome shotgun sequence nucleotide sequence ATCGAGAATCCAATCCGGAGAATGATTAAATTCAACGAATTAAATACAGTAGTCCTTCTTCTgaattcatttcgagaatcgagaataaagaaataaatgtacCAAGAACGTACGTAGAGAATCCTTAAATGGATTCACACGTTTGTGTAACGTACCACCATTTAGCAATTCCAATGAGAATGATCTAACGCAATAGTTGGAAAAGCACATATACGATTAATAGAATTTATGGCCGGTAAATCGGCGAATGTATTACCAAGAGATGCAACACAGATAGAAATGGTCGACgagtaagaaaataattttcagtttttccacAGTTTCATAAATTTTCGGCCTCGAAGGTAACTTTCAATGCTTGTAAAATTCAACTAGAAAATTAATCTCGATTTTATTAAGGGATCGATCGTAAATCGATCGATCATACGATTCAGAGTTTTCTCTGTCACGGTTTAACGATCGAGTGTTCCGTAACAAATGATCTGCTTcccaataataatatattattcgatTATCCGGACGTTACGTGCTCCAATTAGTTCGGACAATCGAATTCCTACCGCGCACGCAAAATAGTTTTCTCGCGAGCGGTCTCGGCCACTTAAATTTCATTGTCGTAGACCTACAATGTGTCGGTTAACAGCGTCCGTTGTTAATTTTCCAGTCGAAAAACTCGCAGTCTGCCGGTGTCTGGTTAAACAACGGTACGTCCACGGCACAATTTCATATTCCTAACGAGTTGCCACTAACTCGGCCGACCGCCACAAACAGACGATAAATCGACCCAATCGACCTAATAGCAAAGCCGAGAGATTACTCGAAATTCGAGCTGAGCGAAACTCGCTTTATTGACATCGAAACCAGTACACTTTCCTTCGAGTAATATTTCGAGTAATTCAATTATTCGAGCATTCAAATCGAAATATTCCAATAGGCACGAACCAAGTTCTATGCTATTTGGACTCGTCCTGTTTTCAATCGTGTGTTTATTTAGTATTGTTTagaacgattcgaattttcttcAAATCGAAATATTCTAATACGCAGGAACCAAGTTCTATGCTAATTGGACTCGTCCTGTTTTTAATCGTGCGTTTATTTAGTATTGTTTagaacgattcgaattttcttcAAATCGAAATATTCCAATACGCACGAACCAAGTTCCACGCTAGTTGGACTCGTCTCGCTTCTAACCATGCGTTTATTtagtattgtttaaaattttttgcataccTGCATAGTAATTTTGCGTACGGAGTATCTTATTTCAATCTGAGTAAGCGGTATTTGAAACAGGAACTCGAATAGTTACGTAAATGTGGTATCGAAGTAAGTGTCTTACTCCATTTTGAGCAAACactatttcgaataaatatttcgttgGTAAATGGTATATGTGTTacgtaatattataattttagatACGGCTCGAACccgataaataaattgaaaacataTCTTGTAACGCCCTTGACGCTATAAAATGTTCTTGCTAGTGACACTATGATAatcggtaataataataaaaccaaGCATACGTTTCAAATGTCTTTTCAAGGAGATGAGTCAGAACTATGTGTCTATGAAATACTGTCTTGTATTTCTTACGAACTACATTTTCCTCTCTGCTTaaggaattgaaaataaaaaggaaaaaatacgtggAATaccttatttgaaataaatccacctgtaaatattaaatggtatttattcgtcgcgttcgcggttaacgaagaaaaataatattttcgcatAGTTACATCTTAATCTATATCGTTTCTGTATCGTTCGAATTTGCCCCAGTGCttatcctttttttcttcgtacctTACTTAACGTACTTCGTTCCGACTGTACCTTgactaattaaaatattaataaccacGTATGTACGTTTGCGTAAATATAGCGGTACGAGACAACAGGAAGACTCATCATTTCATCTCCTATCCACTCTTAATATTCCTCATCACCATTAATTTGCCGATGAAGGCGTACCAAGCGCGCATATGAGCACGGGTTACGCCGCATACTTTGCTGCAAAAATCAAAGCATCGAACGCTCAAAGCGCTTCTACATTTTCTATGTTTTCCCGAGTACTTTTACTTCGATAGTTCTGTGCAATTGCATCGATTATTTCATGTTACTACGCAGTTATTCGTACGGTCGGTATAAAATGTTCAAACGTATcgtaaattaaaaatcaaaatgaTTTACCGCTGACGCATCGATgcgtttgctttttttttttttttttttttttatcgtgaaaACGCAATACGattttgtaacatttatatTATATCACTTCGATCGTTTATtcaatttcttattatttttcgcGATTAAGATTGTTTCGGTTAGTCGGCTGTAAATTGATGTGAAACGTacttacatacatacgtatgcaCTCGTAAGTGTCCATTACACTCATATACATTTAAAGAATCGTGTGGATTTTTCCGCTTGTTGGCTGCCTTCCGTGAACTTCGGAAAGTGGTAAAAAATTTCCCAGTTTTACAAAGTTTCGCAATAAAAATAGCGGTTACATAAATGGATCATTTCCTATGCCTTAATGCACATGCAACGTATACGCGTATATTAATGGCGCATTTAGATTCAACAAATATCCTTACGTAatcgacaatttttattcggttttatttatcaaattatatttgtCTAATTATTTGTCgtttttgttgttgttattattattattattatcatcgattCGTGTCGAAAGACATCGTAAGCTAGTAACTATAATAGAACAGTTATTTCTTGGTaagattttaaacgaaacaattgtTATTTATCGATCTaatacaaattatcgaatagttGCTCGTCAAATATTTTCCACGGCTACTTTAAACTAAGACAAAGTTGATTTATTTTAAACCAAGAGTTACTTTCTTCGACTAAACGTTGTCTCAATTATGAAAGAACACTGTTACGATAACTTACAATTGATATCAAATGACGAGAGAATGCGTCATGTAATTGTACGCCAAGTTTCGTtatagaatataaataaaacgttATCTACAGGGTGAAcagattgaaattaaataattttgagtCGAGTACCGCGATAAGGAAAAAAACGATTCTCATAGTTCCAGCCGCCAATCGAGATGATGTTTAAACTGTGTTACCGGGGAAGGGGGGAGGAATGGACTCTAAACGTAAAATTTCAACTTCGAATGTTTACTAATTTTCGAGGTATTAATAAACACAGAAAACCCGTGTTACTACATGTGAAATTCTGCTTACACATGCAAGTTCGTAGTAGCGTATACGTCAGTATACACAACAGTATAACGCAACACGGTAATCAGTAGATATAACGGGTGAACTTATAGATCACAACTTAATCGATATCAGTGATTTTGAATGTTAACTCGTATTACAGGTCGCAACATTCCGTCACATCGTCCAGTGGTAACCACGTACTTAGAATTTTATCTACCATGATCAACAATTTACCCCTTTTATCGACTACAGCAAATACCATTTAATACCCTACTCCCGGATAAACCGAATTACTTCTGCAAACAATTCTCTCGCGCGCTTATAGTGTACGAAGAGTAGTGTAAACAATATAATCGGCTTGAACGAGATAAAAAATTTAAGTGGACTTAATATTTCGTGAGAAATCATTGCAAATATCTACTTCTATCACAGAGAAGTCTACGtactaacaattttattttccattaagatcttttgcaaaatatattcatttttcaaacgttcAATCTCGATAGTTGTTTACGCAGAATCACAAGAAATCTTTAATACCATACATATAATTAATGGAAAAGTTTCTCCGATGTTGATCTACATAAACGATTGAATTGTTGGAAAAGGTATTCGATTTAATAACGCGATTTACACCAGGGGAACGCAACATCGTAAACCTACCGCTGCGTTGTGCAACGCAAGAAAAAGATTCCAATGCCATTTTCTTTACTGCGAGATTATTAAGCTTTTTAACTCGGAtacttgtttatatttttacatcCGATGTCGCTTGGAGTATCATTTCTTATCTTGTAAATAAGGGAATGTCGAATGGTAGTagataaaacgaaaataattatccTTCAGATATTGTGtgaaatttacgatcgaagtGTTTGAAAATGTCTCACAAGTAAATCTTGATTTCAATAGGATTTATCATTTCGAACGCGTTCCTCGTGAGATTGAAGCGAATCAATCGCATTATTAATTATGTATAATCTAAGTACGTATGTCCTCAATTTGTATGCACATTTTATCTTGTATAATAGAATACACGTAAGTGAATGGAACAAACACGCAACAAAGAAGATGAATTAATAATTCGTCGATGTACATCCACTGAGCAATGTTTACTCGATTTAGCGAGTACCATACGATTTTATAGTTGcacttcccttttttttttttttttattcaacatCGTGTGACAATGAACTGACAAATACGTAAAGATTGAGTACTTTCTTCTACAGAGATAATTTGTGTTTGTAAAAGATTTTTGAATCAGATTAAGAATTATAAAACGGGATCAGGTTGAAGAAAATCTGTTTTGGATCGTAATTCGGAAACTACAATGATATACATACATTTTGGATAACTCATAAGAGTtcttgaaacgaaaatatttgctCGAAACAATAAGTGCATATTGCGTGTAACTAGAATGCAATTATTTTCGCACTCGTTACGTTTCCAGCTCGAAAAAAAACCTTTGCGAACAAATTGTAGCAAACGTTCGCAAATAATTCTAGCGGGAGAACTCGGTTAATATCGCACCACGAACAATTTTGTGATAATTTCAAGAAAGCTGATTCATTAAATAGAGCGAGCGTATTTTCAAGAACAATCAAGTAACAGTTGGTTAACAGAAGTACCAATTTGCGCTGATGTAATTTCGTAACAATTAGCCGCGTGCAACGCGAAATATTCATACTTGTTTCATTAACGTTTAGTTTTCTTAAGACTGTAAACGTGTAAAGATAAgatgaaaaaatgttgtttACCTTCTGTGCAAAATATTGGATTTTTAATAGAAATGGATCGAATAGAGatctatatataatattttgacATATTTGTGTTAAAGTATGTACCGAACATTATACAAtatgtaattttacaaatttgagCGACGATGTTAGCACGGAAACATTATCGTAAAATTATACGAAACTAGTGTTATCGAATATTTATGAAATCATGAATGTTAAATTGTTGTAATAGTCACAGGCCCGTTATACGTGTTcctatttgtttcaattttcactTTTCTATGAAGCAAGTGTCCATCGTAACACTCTCGATAACTCGACGAGAAAATgttacgaatgaaaattaatcgatataaaaataaaaattgccaAAACACTTTTTCCTCGATGAAAAATCAGAGCCTCGTTTCTCGGTAACGTATAATTTTTTCGATTCAATATCATGAACAGTATCGaggtaaattgtacaaaatcgaACAATGTTGCTTCTTTTttcggtaaataatttttaaatataacaaatttcgTCGTTGACGCCCAAATCGAACGTTAACGTACTTCGGTTGCGTTGTGTCAAAGTTTGaggatttattgggttgttcggagagtcgtttcgttttccaaaacggagaatatatgtataatttaataaaatgtttatacactccaaaaaaatcgtgtttcattttcactaaaaaaaaaaaaaaaaatagaaatgactttccgaacaacctaataattaggtgcttaataataatacgtttacGTATCGCGATCGAAACTATCTACGACAGAGCTGTGTTTATCTAATGAACTATGAACAATTTACCTTAACGTATGGTTATGTTTTTTGTCAGACTATCGGAAATAGCAATCGTCCCGGCGAACAGCTGTATAACGTAATTTGTTATCTTCGTTAATGAAAAGGCCCAAAAAACCGTTGGAACCGATAACGAACGAGCAACGAAAGCGAATCGTGACAAGGTCAAACAAATTCCTCTTACTTGTATTACGCGTTGTCCATCTGCTGTCTTTTAAAATAGGTGCAAGGTGGTGAACGTATTCTAAAATGGTCGATTACGAAAGTTGAATCCCGTTTGCAATTTCCAACCGTAATAAATGTTAAACCAGAACCAGGACTCACAGTCtaggtatttgtttttttttctattgaaCGAATTATCTGCAAATTATACATatatccatatatatatatgagcaGTATTGGAACCAAAAAgataaatgatttttacgtgcataaaaatatcgatgatcATGGCAACCGTAAAGGAAagtttgaaatataaataatcgtTTTACGAAACCAGTCGACTTCTCTATCGTGGATTTCCTTCGTATTTTCGGTATTCGGTTTTTTTTCgtcccgtttattttttcgtttgcaCGGATTCAACTAAACGCAAAGTTTGGAAAACAATTCGTGTTATTGAGTCGCagcacgaacgaaacgatacaattttgtaaatCTTCGGGTAAAAATAAGGTTTCAAAAACGattcataaataataataataataataataataataaaaatatgtaattatctTGTGCATGGAAAATTGACGCGTAATTGATTATATTCCGTATACACGTCGCTCGATGAGATTATCTGTGATCTTTCAGAGTATaggaaaatgtttgtacaaaaatgttcaattcggAAGTGAATGTTGTACGATAAAAACGAATTGAAGACGAGATTTTaaggtcgatttatttttatcgtaatgAAACATTATATCTGTTTAACCTGGGAAATCGTTTGTAAACAAGTTGTAAGAAATTGACACAAAATGAATCGCAAAATTGCAAATGTGTGATAAAGTGATCTTGaatatgtaatatttgtaatttaatataGATTATTGTTATACTGTAAGTTAAACAATACGACGTACTATCTGAAAAAGTTGACTTTGAGATTTTCTTTACATCTTCATCTAAAAATCGAAACTAATTGGTTTCTAATAAGTAGAATTCTTCTGTTATTCCGAATAATatagaatacaaatattttatctaaACTCTTCAAAAgcagtatttatatattttatataaatattatcaaatatGTTATCTCACATGTTTATACGTAGACTTTTTAATTTACTCTCAAAGAGGGCATCGAAAACAGGTCGAAACTTTGATCGTTATATTCCGTTGGTGtagtttcttttatatttctttaaatatcgaATATAACAATGTCGATCGATTGAAATCGTTTATCATAATAGTCGAAATTGGCTATTAAAGTTGATTATCGTAATAGTCAAAATTGACCTTTAAAATGTGTTCAGAGATACTGTTTATAAAAACTCACAAATATTGTTTCAGAGAGCCGTACGATTACAATCCACTTCTGGTCAGTGCTCTGTCCGTGGTGAAGTTCAAGAAAGCACAAATGGACTTGGTTCGCGTGGAGACCAGGAACCAAAttctattttcatttttgtCCGTCGGTTGGGGCTTACTCGCTGACATTGACATTGAAAGTGAACGTCTACGTGCAATCGGTGGCCAAAGGTTCACTGTGTGGAGTGTTGCGCGTCTGATAGGATTAAGAACATACAAAGGCAAAGTATCGTATTTGCCATGCGATAAAGTACCGTCCGTTGAAAGTTTAGGCAATGGCGAGACCTACAACGAATACGCGAAGGAAGCACAGATATCACACTCCAAGAGCTACGGTGACGATCTGGATCGGTAAATTTTGTATTGATTTACGTCAATCGCGATCAGAGATGTTCAGATAACGATACATgacatttttctttcgataaatgtgaagtaATATGTGTTACCTTTATTTAAGtaacttctttaaaaaaatataagtaaCGCAATGGTCAAACATTTGATCTCAATAATGTGTACAGAACGTCTATGTTATAATTATTGATTATTTAATGACAAATTACACTTAGCAAAGAGTACGATTGTAAGTGTGCTTTTTATTTTAGATGTAGCAAGATTAATGAATCGAAAAGTTTCCACGATGCACTTGACGGAGACGCTGCTATTTTGGATGTATCCTTCGATGGCTGTGAAGATAACGATATCATAAATGAAAGTATTACGCTAGAAACGGAAACAGAAAGAAGACAAAGGCTAGATAGCTTTTATTCTGTGACCTCTGCGAGGTCAACTTACTATAGTACGGGTTCAATTTCTAGTTACCACAGTATCGACGAAACCGATAATGGGGAAGTCGGTGAGTTTCTAGCGTAGAGTAGTAAACATTTTTATGTAGAATTTTTTCGTAGATTCAATtcaacgttgaaaaaaaatgtacGTTCTATTTATTTTAGCTTATTCGTTTTAAAATCATTGTTTATATAAGTTCTGTGTATGGCTGACAAGTAATAGTTACCGTCACACGAGATGTTGTCGACCTTGTTTTTAATTCTTCGGAATTAAATGTAACAATTTAAGATCAGACTCTTCTATCGGTGACAGAGGAACCATAGtagataatatatatttttatccattAAACTTggagttttatttttacattcatATTTAATAGAACGTGCGTGTTTAAATAtgttttcaaatataaaaatattgaatttaacaAAGACTTTATTCTGTAGAATATcaattacaatgcataactatgAGATCAGTATGATAACGTGTAAAATTACAAAGATTTAAATAACACTAAGATCATTATTACTATTTTGCCTTTGCTTAAGATAATAATCCGTATATAATTAAGATGCAGAAAACAACATTAACCAAATTATGTACGGTCCATCGTCGAGGTTGCCTGCTTTGACCACAGAAGTGTCAAGTTCCTGGACACAAATTCAGGGTAAGAAATAGGATATACAATAAATACTACACAGCTTAAAATAAGTAAAGAATCAACTACTCAAACAACTTTACCATCGAGTAAGATATTCAAGACATTAACTGTATACTCAGTATAGTATTAAGTGTAGTATAGTGTAGCAAAGACATTGGACGGAGCGTTAGtactaatataaatttttagaaactaaTGGCAACTTAATATTCTAGTTCATAATAGTGTAGATACCTTTAATTCTTTGAGATCCAAGTTCAACAAATTCTTAATTCTTATATTACCATTGAATTGTGAGTAATAGTTAAATGACAATAGATTGAAATGCACAAATTAAAAACGAATATCATAACTCATACAAATAAGTACATATTATTACACACTCGTATACTGCTTAAATTGTGGTATCACATAGTATCACAACTATATTCGTTTCATACTGAAAACCGTACAAAAAGCAAGGACAAATACTAATGCAAGTAACTTTATTTACTATGACCTGTATTTAGACGTGATATATAATCTTTCCGAAAGTGATATCATGAACGTACGTATTAGGAAAAGCGAGATTTATAAAAAcacataataaatatttcatatttattataatcggtataaaagaaaataattataattttcaatatttagtgTAAATTAATGTAAATACTATTTTAGTCATAATTTGATAATTTGTTTGActtaaacagagaaataaatgttagtgatattttgaatttcaggaGAGTTTGTTATGGTTCACGCGGCATACCAATCACATTTGGGCCAGGATTACTTCTTCGCACCTCGTGCCAAATTGGCGGATGGTCTTATTTGGCTCATAATAGTTAAAGCCGGAATTACTCGAGCCAATTTACTCCAGGTAAatagttaaattaaaaataatattttcgactTTTTAATTTACTATCAACGAAACGTGATATTAAACGTATATAATTAATTCAcgatatttttttaagaaaGATAAAATGTTCAATATTGGCGCTgtagtttaatttttatattatttcattattgatGTAGATGCTGTAAAAAGTTCAAGTTATTCTTTTAGTCTTAACATTACTATGTCTCAATTGATTTAGTCTCGATAATGCTATAAGTACTGTGTCAGATAATACTATGGTTTAGCTAGATCACGTTAGAAGTAAAGAGATTTGCTATAGTCGTAATTACAGTACCTTAAGAATTATTTATTGTGCCTGTTAGTTCCTGTTGGGTTTAAGTAGTGGTACACATCTGACACGTTCTGGCATCGACATGATACCCGTAAAGGCATTTCGAATAGAACCAGAGGAAGGCGCAAATGGTCACATAACTGTGGATGGAGAAAGAGTAGACTATGGACCCTTGCAAGCCGAGATATATCCGTCTTTAGCAACGGTAATGTCTCCTTGATACAAATGGCAGTCAACTTTGTAAGGAACTAGCAATGGAATCAAATGGTACAATCCTAGATGTTCAATTATATGGTAGCAGCATGGTCCAGGTGACAATACTGTATTAATACATTAATGTACATTCGGGGTTGGTACTTTAGTCCAAAGTCGTGATAGGTGTATATTATAGACTGTGAAACTAACAAAAACCATTCCATACAATGTATTTGAATATCTTTTATTTAATGAAATCAACGCAACATAGTTTATATAAACTCGATTGTTATTTCATAgagttttaatatttatataatatcgtCCAATAGTGCTCGTTAACTAGTGACTCTCAATTACATTTATTAGTCTAAGGTATACCTTTTGGACAGTTTCCTGTATGACGCACAATAGTGTAATTTGGAATATTCCGCAGGCTTTGTGCTAGTTAGCAAGTACTATTGTTAAGCTTACAGCATAAGGCTCAGATTGTATATTTTCCTCCCTATTATTTACCAGaaaaagccattaaaatttatcaaattaataatcacttttctgtTTATTTTGTGGTGTATTGTATTTCTAAAACAATTGTATAGCATTAATACGTTGTGGCTTCCAATATTAGCACAGCACAAGGACTAAAATAGATCAGAAATATTAACTATGTACAAATATTCTGATTTTGTAGCTTAAATGCGTTTTACCGACCAGTGAGTTATATTGTTACTTGGTCTAATGTCAGTATTGATTTCACAGCAATAGTGCTCAAATCTTATACATTGAGCAAAGCGCATTTACTATTAAAAAAACAGTCTTTCCGTACAAGTTAGAGTTACTAGCTTTCGTCTTATGCTCATATTTGAAGTATTTTTTCATAACATCGTTAACTACTTTATCTGATATAAGAACATATCAAGTTTATTAAAGTAGTATGGAAAACGTTAAAGATGTCATACCTAATCATAAACGCATGGTTATTACCTTGTAAATAAAAGAATGATTAAATACAAGAGAACTGTTTGATAttgtattacaaaaatatggAAATAATATTATAGTAAGATAATTGCAAAGTTATCTTATATTGCTATTAAATTACGCTTTCATATTGAGAGGAAGaacttttgaaataaataagtgTTTTTTGTtaacaaataaaagaaatctGTAAATTCGTTTCATATGtgcatatatataataattatgatttgtATATACAAATTACACTATTTACAGTTGCAGCGTTAAAAATCTGTGCCAAGAGATATGTAAAGATTATTATGTATGTATTGCATAAGATgactttataatttttattgtcaaattttgtgtttatatTACAAAT carries:
- the Sk2 gene encoding sphingosine kinase 2 isoform X2 → MKDNQRVMEDGGQVHSSTLLEETFYVTSKKNTYYKVRLTEKGLSLEKDNNGATKVETIVLNDIIGCRCMRSKRKSAGSCVCGPGTSRSQVKLVESVEAFQCYDEFDTSAYLYIYAYTLKKARMKGVKRRERTTITLRFRSFDKYEDNLREASRWRLAIKCLIAGAPVPKSFMSPTHENLESLINACPGEQRKLLVLLNPKSGPGRGRETFQKRIHPILSEAERPYEVHITKCSNYAREFVRTRDIYQWSGLLMVGGDGIVFEVVNGLFQRPDWEKALRELPLGVIPCGSGNGLAKSIAYAKQEPYDYNPLLVSALSVVKFKKAQMDLVRVETRNQILFSFLSVGWGLLADIDIESERLRAIGGQRFTVWSVARLIGLRTYKGKVSYLPCDKVPSVESLGNGETYNEYAKEAQISHSKSYGDDLDRCSKINESKSFHDALDGDAAILDVSFDGCEDNDIINESITLETETERRQRLDSFYSVTSARSTYYSTGSISSYHSIDETDNGEVENNINQIMYGPSSRLPALTTEVSSSWTQIQGEFVMVHAAYQSHLGQDYFFAPRAKLADGLIWLIIVKAGITRANLLQFLLGLSSGTHLTRSGIDMIPVKAFRIEPEEGANGHITVDGERVDYGPLQAEIYPSLATVMSP
- the Sk2 gene encoding sphingosine kinase 2 isoform X1, encoding MKDNQRVMEDGGQVHSSTLLEETFYVTSKKNTYYKVRLTEKGLSLEKDNNGATKVETIVLNDIIGCRCMRSKRKSAGSCVCGPGTSRSQVKLVESVEAFQCYDEFDTSAYLYIYAYTLKKARMKGVKRRERTTITLRFRSFDKYEDNLREASRWRLAIKCLIAGAPVPKSFMSPTHENLESLINACPGEQRKLLVLLNPKSGPGRGRETFQKRIHPILSEAERPYEVHITKCSNYAREFVRTRDIYQWSGLLMVGGDGIVFEVVNGLFQRPDWEKALRELPLGVIPCGSGNGLAKSIAYAKQEPYDYNPLLVSALSVVKFKKAQMDLVRVETRNQILFSFLSVGWGLLADIDIESERLRAIGGQRFTVWSVARLIGLRTYKGKVSYLPCDKVPSVESLGNGETYNEYAKEAQISHSKSYGDDLDRCSKINESKSFHDALDGDAAILDVSFDGCEDNDIINESITLETETERRQRLDSFYSVTSARSTYYSTGSISSYHSIDETDNGEVDAENNINQIMYGPSSRLPALTTEVSSSWTQIQGEFVMVHAAYQSHLGQDYFFAPRAKLADGLIWLIIVKAGITRANLLQFLLGLSSGTHLTRSGIDMIPVKAFRIEPEEGANGHITVDGERVDYGPLQAEIYPSLATVMSP